A stretch of the Sphingomonas sp. CL5.1 genome encodes the following:
- a CDS encoding thioesterase family protein — translation MRRFSRPFVAAPADIDELGHVNNAIWVRWAQDLAVAHWEAVAPAAMRDACIWVVTRHEIDYRGNVAEGEEVTGETWVPDAPRGARFDRHFRFIGRDGRVMVEGVTTWALVDRASGRLLRVRPEMTALFGVPSA, via the coding sequence ATGAGGCGTTTCTCACGCCCCTTCGTCGCCGCGCCGGCGGACATCGATGAGCTTGGCCACGTCAACAACGCGATATGGGTGCGCTGGGCGCAGGATCTCGCGGTGGCGCATTGGGAAGCCGTCGCGCCGGCGGCGATGCGCGATGCCTGCATCTGGGTCGTGACGCGGCACGAGATCGATTATCGCGGCAATGTCGCCGAAGGGGAGGAAGTGACCGGCGAGACATGGGTGCCGGACGCGCCGCGCGGCGCGCGCTTCGATCGCCATTTCCGCTTTATCGGGCGGGACGGGCGGGTGATGGTGGAAGGCGTCACCACCTGGGCCCTGGTCGACCGCGCGAGCGGCCGCCTGCTGCGCGTCAGGCCCGAGATGACGGCGCTGTTCGGCGTCCCCTCCGCATAA
- a CDS encoding DedA family protein — protein MTIETLVARYGLAALFLGAGLEGETVVVAGGLLAHRGLFPLAGAMAAAALGSFAADQLWFFVGRRFHDHRIVRRAREKPAFEKAIGFFERHPVGFIFAFRFIYGFRTVSPIAIGTTNVAARLFVAVNLVSAILWGIVFSSLGYLFGRGVEQFMGRLQPDTHTLLAILAGVIVATALFFGVRYWRKA, from the coding sequence GTGACGATCGAGACGCTCGTCGCCCGATACGGCCTCGCCGCGCTGTTCCTCGGCGCGGGGCTGGAGGGCGAGACGGTGGTGGTCGCCGGCGGCCTGCTCGCGCATCGCGGGCTGTTTCCGCTGGCGGGCGCGATGGCGGCGGCGGCGCTGGGATCGTTCGCGGCGGACCAGTTGTGGTTCTTCGTCGGGCGGCGCTTCCACGATCACCGCATCGTGCGGCGCGCCCGCGAGAAGCCGGCGTTCGAAAAGGCGATCGGTTTTTTCGAGCGCCATCCGGTCGGCTTCATCTTCGCCTTCCGCTTCATCTACGGCTTCCGCACCGTCAGCCCGATCGCGATCGGCACGACGAATGTGGCGGCGCGGCTGTTCGTGGCGGTGAATCTCGTCTCGGCGATCCTGTGGGGGATCGTTTTTTCAAGCCTCGGTTATCTGTTCGGGCGCGGGGTCGAGCAATTCATGGGGCGGCTGCAACCGGATACGCACACGTTGCTGGCGATCCTTGCGGGTGTGATCGTCGCGACGGCGCTGTTCTTCGGCGTCCGCTACTGGCGCAAGGCATGA